A stretch of Candidatus Acidiferrales bacterium DNA encodes these proteins:
- a CDS encoding YncE family protein translates to MALTLLAAAVTCGFTQARSTGSRLQAVVYQSPTELVLSPDGARLYVVCEGSHSLAVVDLNRRTVIGRVPVGERPKGIALSPDGQTLYVTNHWSDTVSVVNARELRVTKNFPTGFGPAGLTIDRTGSTLYVANSISNDISVIDAKTGSEIKRLAAGRSPHHLSLSPNGETVSVANLLPNAGPFRTPPVSELTVIDTKTQRVIRREFLPGAATLRTVAYSPEGGFLLVALLRPKNLNPMVQVAQGWVITHGLGMVRFPAGAPPAQVLLDEIDRYFANPYGIAFTPDGRYAYVSSSGADVVTVVDARALAALIATASRADLKNYANLLSLSARFVRKRIPVGRDPRGLAASADGRFVYVANRLSDSISIISVDSNSGGQSIAEIHLGGPKRLTALRRGEILFQNASASFQRQFSCSTCHPEDHLDGLAYDLEPDGLGRNIVENRTLRGIAETAPYKWRGTNPDLETQCGPRVSKFLFRSEAYRPDQLRDLVTFLKAIPLPPNRYRRRDGKLTPAQQRGKMIFERITKKDGSPLPKMSSCLSCHTPPHYTSSIQADVGTINPYDSPGFFEAPQLNNVYEAGPYLHDGSAKTLEEIWTIFNPNDKHGFTSDLTKDQLNDLIEYLKTL, encoded by the coding sequence ATGGCTTTAACCCTGCTGGCCGCAGCCGTGACTTGTGGTTTCACGCAAGCACGGTCAACCGGGAGTCGTCTCCAGGCAGTCGTCTATCAGTCGCCCACGGAATTGGTTCTTTCGCCTGATGGCGCCAGGCTCTACGTGGTTTGCGAGGGTAGTCATTCGCTTGCGGTGGTAGATCTGAACCGCCGCACCGTCATCGGCCGGGTGCCCGTCGGCGAGCGGCCTAAAGGAATTGCTCTCAGCCCGGATGGCCAGACCTTGTACGTGACCAACCATTGGTCGGACACGGTCAGCGTGGTGAACGCCCGCGAGCTGCGCGTGACGAAAAACTTCCCAACCGGTTTCGGCCCTGCCGGGTTGACCATTGACCGCACCGGAAGCACGCTTTACGTCGCAAACTCCATCAGTAACGACATCTCGGTGATCGACGCCAAAACTGGTTCGGAGATCAAGCGGCTGGCCGCCGGTCGTTCGCCCCACCACCTCAGCTTGTCGCCCAACGGGGAAACCGTTTCTGTTGCCAACTTGCTTCCCAATGCGGGGCCATTCCGGACCCCGCCTGTCTCCGAACTCACCGTAATTGACACAAAGACGCAAAGAGTCATCCGACGCGAATTCTTGCCCGGGGCGGCAACGCTGCGCACGGTGGCCTATTCCCCCGAAGGAGGTTTCCTCTTAGTGGCGTTGCTGCGCCCCAAAAATCTCAACCCCATGGTGCAGGTCGCTCAAGGTTGGGTCATCACGCACGGACTGGGCATGGTTCGCTTCCCGGCGGGAGCGCCGCCGGCCCAAGTGCTGCTGGACGAAATAGACCGCTATTTTGCGAACCCCTATGGAATCGCCTTCACCCCTGACGGGCGGTATGCCTACGTTTCTTCAAGCGGGGCCGATGTGGTGACAGTGGTGGACGCGCGAGCGCTTGCCGCGCTCATTGCCACCGCATCCCGTGCGGATCTGAAGAACTATGCCAACCTGTTGAGCTTGAGCGCGAGATTCGTCCGGAAACGTATCCCGGTGGGCCGCGATCCTCGCGGATTGGCCGCTTCTGCCGATGGGCGCTTCGTGTACGTGGCGAACCGGCTATCGGATTCCATCTCCATCATCAGCGTGGACTCCAACTCAGGCGGACAGTCCATCGCTGAAATTCATCTGGGTGGGCCAAAGCGCCTCACAGCTCTTCGTCGGGGCGAGATACTTTTCCAGAACGCCAGCGCCTCGTTTCAGAGACAGTTCAGTTGTTCGACCTGCCATCCCGAGGATCATCTGGACGGGTTGGCTTATGACTTGGAACCCGACGGCCTCGGTCGCAACATCGTCGAGAACCGTACGCTGCGGGGCATTGCCGAGACTGCCCCTTACAAGTGGCGAGGGACGAATCCTGATCTGGAAACCCAGTGCGGCCCGCGTGTGTCCAAGTTCCTATTCCGCTCGGAGGCCTACCGCCCTGACCAGCTTCGCGACCTGGTAACCTTTCTGAAAGCCATCCCGCTCCCTCCCAACCGCTACCGCCGCCGCGATGGCAAGCTGACGCCGGCTCAACAGCGTGGAAAGATGATCTTCGAGCGAATTACCAAGAAAGACGGCAGCCCGTTGCCGAAGATGTCCAGTTGCCTCTCCTGTCACACGCCTCCGCACTACACCAGCTCCATTCAAGCGGACGTCGGGACCATCAACCCTTACGATAGTCCGGGCTTCTTTGAAGCTCCCCAATTGAATAACGTTTACGAAGCCGGTCCCTATCTGCACGACGGCTCGGCAAAAACCCTGGAGGAGATCTGGACGATTTTCAACCCGAATGACAAGCATGGCTTCACCTCGGACTTGACGAAAGATCAGTTGAACGACCTTATCGAATATCTGAAAACATTATGA